A section of the Macadamia integrifolia cultivar HAES 741 chromosome 9, SCU_Mint_v3, whole genome shotgun sequence genome encodes:
- the LOC122088010 gene encoding uncharacterized protein LOC122088010, whose product MWSLWNMRKSGRVADESIAGAELPMFVGGDDVVVVVAADGRRRNRWNNNGFSILYSIVRAPLSLLSCISHPHVSGADGVWVSGDFTARISEMNHLMVNDSMRYAILM is encoded by the coding sequence ATGTGGAGTCTGTGGAACATGAGGAAGAGTGGCCGTGTCGCCGACGAAAGCATAGCCGGAGCGGAATTGCCCATGTTTGTTGGTGGCGACGacgtggtggtggtggtggccgCCGATGGCAGACGGCGGAATAGATGGAATAATAATGGATTCTCTATCCTTTATAGCATCGTGAGAGCTCCTCTTTCCTTACTCTCTTGCATCTCTCATCCTCATGTCAGTGGTGCTGATGGTGTCTGGGTTTCCGGTGACTTCACTGCTAGAATCTCTGAGATGAACCATCTCATGGTTAATGATAGCATGCGCTATGCAATTCTTATGTAG
- the LOC122089673 gene encoding F-box protein CPR1-like, which translates to MPSKNLSEDLIIGILSRLPVKSLLRFRCVCKPWCALITDSAFIKMHLTQSLATNTNLTLIVNKSKSIDLYSVDLDACELNQPFKSPIFRPTDILGSCNGLLCISNCNNDMYLWNPSTRSHHKLPSTPTDYIPYHCAAYGFGYDPTTDDYKLIRVWQFYRNDDNSWHSEVKVYSLSTNSWRMIGDMPFPPIKRQWVCGVLANSALHWVANVDLVLAKVSPGHHESGLGLIVSFDLKDEEYREVPLPDFMDDVDIVDDKFLMKVGVLEGQLCLLINFSIRVEIWVMKDYGVRDSWLKQFSNERRDVIQNFFKVTPVCYLKNGEVILRGSHRPLLLYDPHRGRTRLLRTSAPGSLDIDFYLGRIIDIDICVGSLVPLNIPRMELNKKKIKKRKQR; encoded by the coding sequence ATGCCAAGCAAGAACCTATCTGAGGACCTCATCATCGGCATACTTTCAAGGTTACCAGTCAAGTCTCTTCTAAGGTTCAGGTGTGTATGTAAACCTTGGTGTGCTCTTATAACAGATTCTGCTTTTATCAAAATGCACCTCACCCAATCCCTTGCAACCAATACCAACCTCACCCTCATTGTTAACAAGTCCAAGTCTATAGATTTATACTCTGTCGACTTAGATGCTTGTGAACTCAATCAACCATTCAAATCTCCAATCTTCAGACCCACAGATATATTGGGTTCTTGTAATGGTTTACTCTGTATCTCCAACTGTAATAATGACATGTATCTCTGGAATCCTTCTACCAGAAGTCATCACAAGCTGCCCTCAACACCTACAGACTATATTCCCTATCACTGTGCTGCTTATGGATTTGGTTATGACCCCACCACCGACGATTACAAGCTTATTAGGGTTTGGCAGTTCTATAGGAATGATGACAACTCTTGGCATTCGGAGGTGAAAGTCTACTCACTTAGCACCAACTCATGGAGAATGATTGGGGACATGCCTTTTCCTCCCATCAAACGCCAATGGGTGTGTGGGGTTCTCGCAAATTCTGCTCTTCATTGGGTTGCCAATGTGGATTTAGTTCTCGCTAAGGTCAGCCCAGGACATCACGAATCTGGCCTTGGGCTTATCGTTTCCTTTGACCTTAAAGATGAGGAGTATCGAGAGGTGCCATTGCCCGACTTTATGGATGATGTTGACATTGTGGATGATAAGTTTCTCATGAAAGTTGGGGTCCTTGAAGGGCAACTCTGCTTGCTCATTAACTTCAGCATCCGTGTTGAGATTTGGGTGATGAAGGATTACGGTGTGAGGGATTCTTGGCTGAAACAATTCTCCAATGAACGACGAGATGTGATACagaatttttttaaagttaCACCTGTATGCTATTTAAAGAATGGTGAAGTTATACTCCGGGGAAGTCATAGACCACTGCTTCTCTATGATCCCCATAGAGGAAGGACTAGGCTTCTTAGGACTAGTGCTCCAGGTTCACTTGATATAGATTTTTATTTGGGTAGAATAATTGACATAGATATTTGTGTTGGGAGTCTTGTTCCACTTAATATACCAAGGATGGAActgaacaagaaaaaaattaagaaaaggaaacaaaggtAA
- the LOC122089674 gene encoding F-box protein CPR1-like, with protein MPRKNLSEDLIIHVLSRLPVKSLLRFKCVCKPWYALITDPAFIKMHLTQSLATNTNLTLIVNKSKSINFYSVDLDACELNQAFKSPIFRTTDILGSCNGLLCISNCNNDMYLWNPSTRSHHKLPSTPADYIPYHYAAYGFGYDPTTDDYKLIRVWQFYRNDDNSWHSEVKVYSLSTNSWRMIEDVPFPPIRRQWLCGVLANSALHWIAKVKPGYHSGLGLIVSFDLKDEEYREVPLPDFVDDVDIVDKMFLMKFGVLGGQLCLLFNSSIRIEIWVMKDYGARDSWVKQFSNEQRDVIWQFFKVTPICYLKDGEVIL; from the coding sequence ATGCCAAGAAAGAACCTCTCTGAAGACCTCATCATCCACGTACTTTCAAGGCTTCCAGTCAAGTCACTTCTGAGGTTCAAGTGCGTATGCAAACCTTGGTATGCCCTTATAACAGATCCTGCTTTCATCAAAATGCACCTCACCCAATCCCTTGCAACCAATACCAACCTCACCCTCATTGTTAACAAGTCCAAGTCTATAAATTTCTACTCTGTTGACTTAGATGCTTGTGAACTCAATCAAGCATTCAAATCTCCAATCTTCAGAACCACAGATATATTGGGTTCTTGTAATGGTTTACTCTGTATCTCCAACTGTAATAATGACATGTATCTCTGGAATCCTTCTACCAGAAGTCATCACAAGCTGCCCTCAACACCTGCAGACTATATTCCCTATCACTATGCTGCTTATGGATTTGGTTATGACCCCACCACCGACGATTACAAGCTTATTAGGGTTTGGCAGTTCTATAGGAATGATGACAATTCTTGGCATTCAGAGGTGAAAGTCTACTCACTTAGCACCAATTCATGGAGAATGATTGAGGACGTGCCTTTTCCTCCCATCAGACGCCAATGGTTGTGTGGGGTTCTCGCAAATTCTGCTCTTCATTGGATCGCGAAGGTCAAGCCAGGATATCACTCTGGCCTTGGGCTTATCGTTTCCTTTGACCTTAAAGATGAGGAGTATCGAGAGGTGCCACTGCCTGACTTTGTGGATGATGTTGACATTGTGGACAAAATGTTTCTCATGAAATTTGGGGTCCTTGGAGGACAGCTCTGCTTGCTCTTTAACTCCAGTATTCGCATCGAGATTTGGGTGATGAAGGATTACGGCGCGAGGGATTCTTGGGTGAAACAATTCTCCAATGAGCAAAGAGATGTGATATGGCAATTTTTTAAAGTTACACCTATATGCTATTTAAAGGATGGTGAAGTTATACTCTAG